One region of Azospirillum lipoferum 4B genomic DNA includes:
- a CDS encoding TolC family protein — protein sequence MNLATGRRTGDLGFTWNVLDFGVSYLRARQSSNLVLVADERRRRVVQGILQDVRTAYWRAVAAERLLERIEPLERRVEGARRDARTLE from the coding sequence CTGAACCTCGCTACCGGGCGCCGCACCGGTGATCTCGGCTTCACCTGGAACGTGCTGGATTTCGGCGTCAGCTATCTGCGGGCGCGGCAAAGTTCCAACCTTGTGCTGGTCGCCGACGAACGCCGCCGCCGCGTCGTCCAGGGCATCCTTCAGGACGTGCGGACCGCCTATTGGCGGGCGGTGGCCGCCGAGCGGCTGCTGGAGCGCATCGAGCCGCTGGAACGCCGTGTCGAAGGCGCGCGGCGCGACGCCCGCACGCTGGAGTGA